The proteins below are encoded in one region of Alkaliphilus flagellatus:
- a CDS encoding phage portal protein: MFQFKNMFRNNVNIMTTEEILFNEIEEFNNSDKRKWMVTGDKYYRVENDIFNRKMLRHTEDGAVEEKSKANNKLAHGFAKNLTDEKIGYLLTKDYSLDCDNKEYIEKVKNVLGKYFQYTLTNLGTETSNKGIAWLQVYIDEQGQFKTMIIPAEQCIPIWTDNTHTELQAMIRYYVQTVYEGRDKKEITRVEYYTPEQIDFYVLDGKQLIRDIENNEGGPVLHYRKGEEWKSWGKVPFIPWKNNRLEYPDIRFIKSLIDNYDLSRSDIANFIEDTKNLIYVLKGYGGEDLGEFMRDLNYYRAIKIDDPQDGGVDTLNPTIDIQAAKEHFEQLKRDIKEFGQSVNMDLDKFGSSPSGIALKFLYSGLDLKCNHLEVEFKRAFEQLLHFVNIYLAETSQGNYQNIDVDIIFNRDIQINETEAIDNCINSQDVISEETIIANHPWVKDVEAEQKRLAEERKEKANRNAQMFDLPFSKSVMDDEE, from the coding sequence TTGTTTCAGTTTAAAAACATGTTTAGAAACAATGTAAATATAATGACTACTGAGGAAATTCTTTTTAACGAAATAGAGGAATTTAATAACTCAGATAAACGTAAATGGATGGTTACAGGAGATAAATATTATAGGGTAGAGAATGACATCTTCAATAGAAAAATGCTAAGACATACGGAAGATGGAGCTGTAGAGGAAAAGTCTAAAGCTAATAATAAATTGGCTCATGGGTTTGCTAAGAACCTTACTGATGAAAAGATTGGATATTTACTTACTAAGGATTATTCCCTAGACTGTGATAACAAAGAGTATATTGAGAAAGTCAAGAATGTATTAGGGAAGTATTTTCAATATACATTGACTAATTTAGGTACTGAAACATCTAATAAGGGTATTGCATGGTTACAGGTCTATATAGACGAGCAAGGGCAATTTAAGACAATGATTATTCCTGCTGAACAATGTATACCTATATGGACAGATAATACCCATACAGAATTACAGGCCATGATTAGATATTATGTTCAGACTGTCTATGAGGGCAGAGATAAAAAGGAGATAACCAGAGTTGAATATTATACTCCAGAGCAAATAGACTTCTATGTGTTAGATGGAAAACAGCTCATTAGAGATATAGAAAATAACGAGGGCGGTCCAGTGCTTCACTATAGAAAAGGTGAAGAATGGAAGTCATGGGGCAAAGTGCCCTTTATACCATGGAAAAATAACAGATTAGAATATCCGGATATAAGGTTTATAAAGTCTTTAATAGATAATTATGATTTATCCAGGAGTGATATAGCTAACTTCATTGAGGATACTAAGAACCTTATTTATGTACTAAAGGGTTATGGTGGAGAAGATTTAGGAGAGTTCATGAGGGACTTAAACTACTATAGGGCAATTAAGATTGATGATCCCCAAGATGGTGGAGTTGATACTCTGAATCCTACTATAGATATTCAAGCAGCTAAGGAGCATTTTGAACAACTCAAAAGAGATATTAAAGAGTTTGGCCAAAGTGTTAATATGGACCTAGATAAGTTTGGTAGTTCTCCAAGTGGAATTGCTCTTAAATTTCTTTATAGTGGATTAGACTTAAAGTGTAACCATCTAGAGGTAGAATTTAAGAGGGCCTTTGAACAACTACTACACTTTGTAAATATCTATTTAGCAGAAACTAGCCAAGGAAATTATCAAAACATAGATGTAGATATTATATTCAATAGAGACATTCAGATTAACGAGACAGAGGCTATTGATAACTGTATTAATTCACAAGACGTTATTTCTGAGGAAACTATAATTGCTAATCATCCATGGGTTAAAGATGTTGAAGCTGAACAAAAAAGGCTTGCAGAAGAAAGAAAAGAAAAAGCTA